The following proteins come from a genomic window of Pocillopora verrucosa isolate sample1 chromosome 6, ASM3666991v2, whole genome shotgun sequence:
- the LOC131780405 gene encoding muscle, skeletal receptor tyrosine-protein kinase isoform X1 — translation MGMGHNVLYLSGIFITLVVFSSGSDINNAENKIVVENNAKDVGIHCVINRDDLPQSDSESKGLYMCPTMRQCRNESRDRFIIARIENNTILNYYPKEYKVSMNGTLTVRKMSSKYDGMVVWCILMVPLIGAGENTTVIQIAKERPKLNINSPQLFAVVQGMTLHLDFDATGYPSPRVIWFRDEQVLQNRSIEESTSLVLRNVTKNDEGKYNCTATNLLGSDSYEVQVNVIEFQNSTLPTPIDKQGGRGSDPYEVITYVFLSLLILAGGYIFHLRRRDRRRNQGSATLEV, via the exons ATGGGAATGGGACATAATGTTTTATATCTATCCGGGATTTTCATCACTTTGGTAGTTTTCAGCTCAG GATCAGATATCAATAATGCAGAGAACAAGATCGTTGttgaaaataatgcaaaggACGTAGGGATACATTGCGTGATAAACAGAGATGATCTTCCCCAGTCGGACAGCGAGTCAAAGGGTTTATATATGTGTCCCACAATGAGGCAATGCAGGAATGAAAGCCGGGACAGATTCATAATTGCACGGATTGAAAACAACACGATATTGAATTACTACCCGAAGGAATATAAAGTTAGCATGAATGGAACATTGACTGTACGAAAGATGTCATCAAAGTATGACGGAATGGTGGTCTGGTGCATATTAATGGTTCCGTTAATTGGAGCGGGAGAAAACACAACTGTCATTCAAATAGCTAAAG AGAGGCCCAAATTGAATATAAATAGCCCACAACTGTTCGCGGTGGTCCAAGGAATGACTCTACATTTAGACTTCGATGCAACTGGTTATCCTTCTCCCCGGGTAATCTGGTTTCGTGACGAGCAAGTTCTTCAAAACAGATCAATTGAAGAAAGCACAAGTTTGGTGCTAAGAAACGTCACTAAAAACGATGAAGGAAAATACAATTGCACGGCTACAAATCTTCTAGGAAGTGATAGTTATGAGGTGCAAGTAAATGTCATCG AATTTCAAAATTCAACGTTGCCGACACCAATAG ATAAACAGGGAGGTCGAGGAAGTGATCCCTACGAAGTGATAACTTACGTGTTTTTATCACTCCTGATCCTTGCAGGGGGGTATATATTTCATTTAAGGAGGCGTGACAGACGCCGGAACCAAGGAAGTGCTACGCTTGAAGTATAA
- the LOC131780405 gene encoding muscle, skeletal receptor tyrosine-protein kinase isoform X2, translating to MLFLLVIFCKLVVLTSGSDINNAENKIVVENNAKDVGIHCVINRDDLPQSDSESKGLYMCPTMRQCRNESRDRFIIARIENNTILNYYPKEYKVSMNGTLTVRKMSSKYDGMVVWCILMVPLIGAGENTTVIQIAKERPKLNINSPQLFAVVQGMTLHLDFDATGYPSPRVIWFRDEQVLQNRSIEESTSLVLRNVTKNDEGKYNCTATNLLGSDSYEVQVNVIEFQNSTLPTPIDKQGGRGSDPYEVITYVFLSLLILAGGYIFHLRRRDRRRNQGSATLEV from the exons ATGTTGTTTCTCCTAGTGATTTTCTGTAAGCTGGTGGTTTTAACCTCAG GATCAGATATCAATAATGCAGAGAACAAGATCGTTGttgaaaataatgcaaaggACGTAGGGATACATTGCGTGATAAACAGAGATGATCTTCCCCAGTCGGACAGCGAGTCAAAGGGTTTATATATGTGTCCCACAATGAGGCAATGCAGGAATGAAAGCCGGGACAGATTCATAATTGCACGGATTGAAAACAACACGATATTGAATTACTACCCGAAGGAATATAAAGTTAGCATGAATGGAACATTGACTGTACGAAAGATGTCATCAAAGTATGACGGAATGGTGGTCTGGTGCATATTAATGGTTCCGTTAATTGGAGCGGGAGAAAACACAACTGTCATTCAAATAGCTAAAG AGAGGCCCAAATTGAATATAAATAGCCCACAACTGTTCGCGGTGGTCCAAGGAATGACTCTACATTTAGACTTCGATGCAACTGGTTATCCTTCTCCCCGGGTAATCTGGTTTCGTGACGAGCAAGTTCTTCAAAACAGATCAATTGAAGAAAGCACAAGTTTGGTGCTAAGAAACGTCACTAAAAACGATGAAGGAAAATACAATTGCACGGCTACAAATCTTCTAGGAAGTGATAGTTATGAGGTGCAAGTAAATGTCATCG AATTTCAAAATTCAACGTTGCCGACACCAATAG ATAAACAGGGAGGTCGAGGAAGTGATCCCTACGAAGTGATAACTTACGTGTTTTTATCACTCCTGATCCTTGCAGGGGGGTATATATTTCATTTAAGGAGGCGTGACAGACGCCGGAACCAAGGAAGTGCTACGCTTGAAGTATAA